From one Rhizobium sp. CIAT894 genomic stretch:
- a CDS encoding 5'-methylthioadenosine/S-adenosylhomocysteine nucleosidase (Enables the cleavage of the glycosidic bond in both 5'-methylthioadenosine and S-adenosylhomocysteine), translating into MKFELKSVAGKSILFVMAAEAEYGPFLRSRIEPLMTGVGPVEAAVVLTKTLARLDAADDLPDLVVSLGSAGSAKLEQTEIYQVTSVSYRDMDASPLGFEKGRTPFLDLPAVIELPLRIPGIAEASLSTGGNVISGAAYSNIDADMVDMETFAVLRACQGYKLPLIGLRGISDGAVELQHISGWTEYLHIVDRKLSYSVDSLFTALEDGVFWF; encoded by the coding sequence ATGAAGTTCGAACTGAAATCGGTCGCAGGGAAATCCATCCTTTTCGTCATGGCGGCCGAGGCCGAATACGGTCCCTTCCTGCGTTCGCGCATCGAACCCTTGATGACCGGCGTCGGCCCGGTCGAGGCAGCTGTTGTGCTGACTAAGACGCTGGCGCGTCTCGATGCGGCCGACGATCTGCCCGATCTCGTCGTTTCCCTCGGCTCGGCCGGCTCGGCAAAGCTGGAGCAGACGGAAATCTATCAGGTGACCTCGGTTTCCTACCGCGACATGGACGCCTCGCCGCTCGGCTTCGAAAAGGGCCGCACACCCTTCCTCGACCTGCCGGCGGTGATCGAGCTGCCGCTGCGCATTCCGGGCATTGCCGAAGCCAGCCTTTCCACCGGCGGCAACGTCATCTCAGGTGCGGCCTATAGCAATATCGACGCCGACATGGTCGATATGGAGACCTTTGCGGTGCTGCGCGCCTGCCAGGGCTATAAGCTGCCGCTGATCGGCCTTCGCGGCATTTCCGACGGCGCGGTCGAGCTGCAGCATATTTCCGGCTGGACCGAGTATCTGCACATCGTCGACCGCAAGCTCTCCTACAGCGTCGACAGCCTGTTCACGGCGCTGGAGGACGGGGTTTTCTGGTTCTGA
- a CDS encoding SDR family oxidoreductase, protein MHVMIFGCGYSGTAIARAFAGDGVRISGTTRSAEKMDALGQAGIEAYLFDGETLDEGLIQALADVTHLVQSIAPGKADPLLRLLGEDSASLLPSLEWIGYLSTVGVYGDHKGAWIDEETPCVPVSARSKERLEAEAGWLATGRQRGVPAAVLRLSGIYGPGRNAFCNLEKGTARRLIKKDQVFNRIRVEDIGAATRFLSDHSLGGLYNITDNRPGPPQDVIVEAARLMGVEPPPEQAFETAELTPMARSFYGENKRVSNAKLKAAGFEFSFPDYPMSLAQLWQGGRWRS, encoded by the coding sequence ATGCATGTGATGATCTTTGGCTGCGGTTATTCCGGCACGGCGATCGCCAGGGCCTTCGCCGGCGACGGCGTACGCATTTCCGGCACCACGCGCTCGGCGGAGAAGATGGACGCGCTCGGTCAAGCCGGCATCGAGGCCTATCTCTTCGACGGCGAGACCTTGGACGAAGGGCTCATCCAGGCTTTGGCCGATGTCACTCATCTCGTGCAGTCGATCGCGCCCGGAAAGGCCGATCCGCTGCTGCGGCTGCTCGGCGAAGACAGCGCAAGCCTGCTGCCCAGCCTCGAATGGATCGGTTACCTCTCCACCGTCGGCGTCTATGGCGATCACAAGGGTGCCTGGATCGACGAGGAAACGCCCTGCGTGCCCGTGTCCGCGCGCTCGAAGGAGCGGCTCGAGGCGGAAGCGGGCTGGCTGGCCACGGGCAGGCAGCGTGGCGTGCCGGCAGCGGTGCTCCGCCTTTCCGGGATTTACGGGCCGGGCCGCAATGCCTTCTGCAATCTGGAAAAGGGCACGGCGCGGCGGCTGATCAAGAAAGACCAGGTGTTCAACCGCATCCGGGTCGAGGATATCGGCGCGGCGACCCGCTTTCTGTCCGACCACAGCCTCGGCGGCCTCTATAACATCACCGACAACCGGCCTGGGCCGCCGCAGGATGTGATTGTCGAGGCAGCACGGCTGATGGGTGTCGAACCGCCGCCGGAACAGGCCTTCGAAACAGCCGAGCTGACGCCGATGGCGCGCTCCTTCTACGGCGAGAACAAACGGGTTTCGAATGCGAAACTCAAGGCGGCCGGCTTCGAATTCTCCTTTCCCGACTACCCGATGTCACTTGCGCAATTGTGGCAGGGCGGACGCTGGCGCAGTTAG
- a CDS encoding PaaI family thioesterase yields the protein MSETDRGDFRARIRRNFARQAAMETIGAELTRVEHGVVEIELPFDVKLTQQHGILHAGIISAALDSACGFAAYSVIDPEASILTIEFKVNLMSPGRGDRFLFRGEITKPGSTIIVADGRGYAISDGPAKLIASMTGTMMVIRGREGITG from the coding sequence ATGAGCGAGACTGACAGGGGCGATTTCCGCGCGCGAATCCGCCGTAATTTTGCGCGGCAGGCGGCGATGGAGACGATCGGCGCGGAACTGACACGTGTCGAACACGGCGTCGTCGAGATCGAGCTCCCCTTCGACGTCAAACTGACACAGCAGCACGGCATCCTGCATGCGGGCATCATTTCCGCCGCGCTCGATTCGGCCTGCGGTTTTGCGGCCTACAGCGTCATCGACCCCGAAGCCTCGATCCTGACGATCGAGTTCAAGGTCAATCTCATGTCGCCGGGGCGTGGCGATCGTTTCCTGTTTCGCGGGGAAATCACCAAACCCGGCTCCACCATTATCGTCGCCGACGGGCGAGGCTACGCGATCAGCGACGGGCCGGCGAAACTCATCGCCTCCATGACCGGAACTATGATGGTGATCCGCGGTAGGGAAGGAATTACGGGATGA
- a CDS encoding imelysin family protein, producing the protein MKLNRKFRAAVLAIAPAALLALPAHAETDAAAVVKHYADVAHAKYEDSLTTAKALDAAIDAFLKAPTDATLKAARDAWIKARVPYQQTEVYRFGNPIVDDWEGKVNAWPLDEGLIDYVDASYGTESDENALYVANVIANKTIKIDGKDVDASKLTPEFLSGTLAEAGGIEANVATGYHAIEFLLWGQDLNGTGPGAGDRPATDYDLKNCTHGNCDRRAEYLKSASTLLVSDLQEMTDNWKPDGAATKNVEADPKAGLVAILTGMGSLSYGELAGERMKLGLLLHDPEEEHDCFSDNTYNSHLNDAIGIAAAYTGNYTRVNGTKLSGPSLHDLVAAKDKALDAEMEGKLNKTLDAMNAMAKRGETVEKYDQMIGEGNKEGNAVVQAAIDGLVDQTKSVQRVIAALDLGTVQLEGSDSLDNPNAVFK; encoded by the coding sequence ATGAAGCTCAACCGCAAATTCCGCGCAGCCGTGCTGGCGATTGCCCCCGCCGCCCTGCTCGCCCTGCCCGCCCATGCCGAGACCGATGCCGCCGCCGTGGTCAAACACTATGCCGACGTGGCGCATGCGAAATACGAGGACTCGCTGACGACGGCCAAGGCGCTCGACGCCGCCATCGACGCCTTTCTGAAGGCCCCGACCGATGCAACGCTGAAAGCCGCCCGCGACGCCTGGATCAAGGCCCGCGTTCCCTACCAGCAGACGGAAGTCTATCGCTTCGGCAATCCGATCGTCGACGACTGGGAAGGCAAGGTCAACGCATGGCCGCTCGATGAAGGCCTGATCGATTATGTCGATGCCTCCTACGGCACCGAGAGCGACGAAAATGCGCTCTATGTGGCCAATGTCATCGCCAACAAGACGATCAAGATCGACGGCAAGGATGTCGACGCTTCGAAGCTGACGCCGGAATTCCTCTCCGGGACGCTGGCTGAGGCCGGCGGCATCGAAGCCAATGTGGCGACCGGCTATCACGCCATCGAATTCCTGCTCTGGGGCCAGGATCTGAACGGCACCGGACCCGGCGCCGGCGACCGCCCGGCAACGGATTACGATCTCAAGAATTGCACGCACGGCAATTGCGACCGCCGCGCCGAATATCTGAAGTCCGCCTCCACCCTGCTCGTCTCCGACCTTCAGGAAATGACCGACAACTGGAAGCCGGACGGCGCTGCGACGAAGAACGTCGAAGCCGATCCGAAGGCCGGCCTCGTTGCGATCCTGACGGGCATGGGTTCGCTCTCCTACGGTGAGCTCGCCGGCGAGCGCATGAAGCTCGGCCTGCTGCTGCACGATCCGGAAGAAGAGCATGACTGCTTCTCCGACAATACCTACAACTCGCATCTCAACGACGCGATCGGCATCGCCGCCGCCTATACCGGCAACTATACCCGCGTCAACGGCACCAAGCTCAGCGGTCCGTCGCTGCACGATCTCGTCGCCGCCAAGGACAAGGCGCTCGATGCCGAAATGGAAGGCAAGCTCAACAAGACGCTCGATGCCATGAACGCCATGGCCAAGCGCGGCGAGACGGTCGAGAAGTACGACCAGATGATCGGCGAGGGCAACAAGGAAGGCAATGCCGTCGTCCAGGCCGCCATCGACGGGCTGGTCGACCAGACGAAATCGGTACAGCGCGTTATTGCCGCACTCGATCTCGGCACGGTTCAGCTTGAAGGTTCCGACAGCTTGGATAATCCTAACGCCGTCTTCAAATAA
- a CDS encoding septal ring lytic transglycosylase RlpA family protein, whose translation MKKISRSIIAAATIAACSSLLPAESFAGNGCGGASWYALHSKTASGERMNPAVLTAAHRSLAFGTKVKVTNRNNGRTVVVRINDRGPFIRGRVLDLSRAAAQNIGMVSSGTAKVCYQVIS comes from the coding sequence TTGAAGAAAATAAGCCGTTCTATTATCGCTGCCGCAACTATTGCAGCCTGCTCTTCCTTGCTTCCGGCGGAGAGTTTTGCTGGAAATGGCTGTGGCGGTGCTTCGTGGTACGCACTTCACTCCAAAACTGCTTCCGGGGAACGTATGAACCCTGCCGTCTTGACTGCCGCACATCGTTCGCTCGCTTTCGGCACCAAGGTGAAGGTCACCAACCGCAACAATGGCCGCACCGTCGTCGTTCGCATCAACGATCGCGGTCCGTTCATCCGCGGCCGGGTGCTGGATCTGTCGCGCGCCGCCGCGCAGAATATCGGCATGGTGAGCTCCGGCACGGCGAAGGTCTGCTACCAAGTGATCAGCTAA
- a CDS encoding DUF2252 family protein has protein sequence MTTISQSVRNFESWLAGELDGDLVEDDLREKHEKMRSDDFVFLRATYWRWCEIILDIRPELAGAPEVLAIGDTHLENFGTWRDAEGRLVWGVNDFDDAAVMPYALDLVRLAASAILARGGDGPSVRMIGELILGGYRRGLENPLPVILERDHKWLRKALMLPNSERREFWEKYEMLTPGKTEAPAAYTKALADALPPGSGPFVAKPRSAGTGSLGRPRFVAYAEWRGGPVLREAKALLPSAWSLRHRPQDVAIHAGEIAGGRARSTDPHYGVSGRILVRRLSPNSRKIEIDKHPEVLLSPTMLDLMGFEIANCHSDDASAAAAILQDLQARGPEWLHEAARAAASSVSAEQKAYARGR, from the coding sequence ATGACGACGATATCGCAATCGGTGCGGAATTTCGAGAGCTGGCTGGCCGGCGAACTCGATGGCGATCTCGTCGAGGACGATCTCCGCGAGAAGCACGAGAAGATGCGCAGCGACGATTTCGTCTTCCTGCGCGCCACCTATTGGCGCTGGTGCGAAATCATTCTCGATATCCGCCCGGAGCTCGCAGGCGCGCCCGAGGTGCTGGCGATCGGCGATACGCATCTGGAGAATTTCGGCACCTGGCGCGATGCCGAGGGCCGGCTCGTCTGGGGCGTCAATGATTTCGACGATGCGGCTGTCATGCCTTATGCGCTGGATCTCGTTCGCCTTGCGGCAAGCGCCATCCTGGCCCGGGGCGGCGACGGCCCCTCGGTCCGGATGATCGGCGAACTGATCCTCGGCGGCTATCGCCGGGGCCTTGAAAATCCGCTGCCTGTGATCCTCGAACGCGATCACAAATGGCTGCGCAAGGCGCTGATGCTGCCGAATTCCGAACGTCGGGAATTCTGGGAAAAATACGAGATGTTGACGCCGGGCAAGACCGAGGCGCCCGCCGCCTACACAAAGGCGCTCGCCGATGCACTGCCGCCCGGCTCAGGACCCTTCGTGGCCAAGCCACGCAGCGCCGGCACCGGCAGCCTTGGCCGGCCGCGTTTCGTCGCTTACGCCGAATGGCGGGGCGGCCCGGTGCTGCGCGAGGCGAAGGCGCTGCTGCCCTCGGCCTGGTCGCTTCGCCACAGGCCGCAGGACGTGGCGATCCACGCGGGCGAAATTGCCGGCGGGCGGGCGCGCTCAACCGATCCCCATTATGGCGTCTCCGGCCGTATTCTCGTGCGCCGGCTTTCGCCGAACAGCCGCAAGATCGAGATCGACAAGCACCCGGAGGTCCTGCTTTCGCCGACGATGCTCGATCTGATGGGCTTCGAGATCGCCAATTGCCATTCCGACGATGCGTCGGCGGCAGCCGCGATCCTGCAGGACTTGCAGGCCAGGGGACCTGAATGGCTGCATGAGGCGGCAAGGGCCGCCGCATCAAGCGTCAGTGCCGAGCAGAAGGCCTATGCGCGCGGCCGTTAA
- a CDS encoding DUF1513 domain-containing protein: MIRSAAIDRRSFVKAAGIGFLAALTPKSLLALEQADAVYASGIRAADGSYAVATVTERGEVVDQVALPARAHGMAFSAITGMTVAFARRPGTYAMIFDARNKREPIVISSAEGRHFYGHGAFSPDGRVLYASENDFDGNRGMIGLYDATDRFSRIGEFETYGIGPHDMTVSDDGRLLIVANGGIETHPDFGRTKLNLGAMQPSLALIDAATGALVEKHMLPAQWAQLSTRHVDLDDKGRIWFACQYEGHRKDLPPLVGHFAKGEDLSFIDLPEETTRRLANYVGAIAVNRSEGRVGVTSPKGGASVTIDARSGKVLAETTIPDAAGIAPARSGFAVSSYDGDFLSTRSDVAWDQHIVRIT, from the coding sequence ATGATACGAAGTGCCGCAATCGATCGACGCAGCTTCGTCAAGGCGGCCGGGATCGGCTTCCTTGCGGCCTTGACGCCAAAGTCGCTTCTGGCCCTGGAGCAGGCCGATGCGGTCTATGCTTCGGGCATTCGTGCCGCCGACGGCTCCTATGCGGTTGCGACCGTGACGGAGCGCGGCGAGGTCGTCGATCAGGTGGCACTTCCGGCCCGGGCGCACGGCATGGCCTTCAGTGCGATCACCGGCATGACCGTCGCCTTCGCCCGCCGACCCGGCACCTATGCGATGATTTTCGATGCTCGCAATAAGCGCGAACCGATCGTCATCAGTTCTGCGGAGGGCCGGCATTTCTACGGCCATGGCGCCTTTTCCCCCGACGGCCGCGTGCTCTACGCCAGCGAGAACGACTTCGACGGCAATCGCGGCATGATCGGCCTCTACGACGCCACCGACCGCTTCAGCCGCATCGGCGAATTCGAAACCTACGGCATCGGTCCGCACGACATGACGGTTTCCGACGACGGACGCCTTTTGATCGTCGCCAATGGCGGCATCGAGACACATCCGGATTTCGGCCGCACCAAGCTCAATCTCGGGGCGATGCAGCCGTCGCTGGCGCTGATCGATGCGGCGACCGGGGCACTGGTCGAAAAACACATGCTGCCGGCGCAATGGGCCCAACTCTCCACCCGCCATGTCGATCTCGACGATAAGGGCCGCATCTGGTTTGCCTGCCAGTACGAAGGCCACCGCAAGGACCTGCCGCCGCTTGTCGGCCATTTCGCCAAGGGAGAGGATCTGTCCTTCATCGACCTGCCGGAAGAGACGACGCGCAGGCTTGCCAATTACGTCGGCGCAATCGCCGTCAACCGCAGCGAAGGCCGCGTCGGCGTAACGTCGCCGAAAGGCGGCGCCTCGGTGACCATCGATGCGAGGTCGGGCAAGGTGCTGGCCGAGACGACCATCCCGGATGCCGCGGGCATCGCGCCGGCAAGAAGCGGCTTTGCCGTTTCCTCCTATGACGGCGATTTCCTCTCCACCCGCAGCGATGTCGCCTGGGACCAGCACATCGTGCGGATCACTTAA
- a CDS encoding di-heme oxidoredictase family protein produces the protein MRFVTSLIPVLVTGIQPRRVRAVNESAKGKSSAPKDLGALDSCDIPRAKPEEGNEGEAVEARAGTLELAARHHRHLSFRVATFAALAAAPVALAAGFDLPTTRADLSEADLKRVADVTRPTEDFTKAEQYEAMQAGATTSIDPVTDDSFSHISANIPFEEEQNFKLGNALFRKLWVSAPSSTQASDGLGPLFNARSCMSCHVNDGRGKPPEGGPSAVSMFLRLSRAARTPEEEKAIAGADILNFPDPVYGHQLQDLAVPGLAAEGRMTIRYDQETVTLGDGETVPLRRPHYAVANLAYGPLDPATTISARVAPAMIGLGLIEAIPAADLLAHADPDDADGDGISGKAAIVRDHRSGKIALGRFGWKAQNATVRDQNADAFANDIGISTPDHPNAHGDCTEAEKKCLDMPTGVQKRLGDEEAPGSILDLVTFYSENLAVPARRKASFPETLRGKRIFYETGCISCHVPKFVTRRDTSDKAQSFQLIWPYSDFLLHDMGDGLADGQQVGLASGREWRTPPLWGIGLTRTVSGHSFFLHDGRARDLTEAILWHGGEAEKARNAFSSLSRDDRAALITFLESL, from the coding sequence ATGCGATTTGTTACTTCCCTCATTCCTGTGCTCGTCACAGGAATCCAGCCACGGCGCGTCCGCGCCGTGAATGAGTCGGCCAAAGGGAAGTCTTCTGCGCCCAAGGACTTGGGCGCGCTGGATTCCTGTGACATCCCTCGGGCAAAGCCCGAGGAAGGGAATGAGGGAGAAGCAGTGGAAGCGCGTGCTGGCACCCTAGAGCTTGCCGCACGGCATCATCGCCACCTATCCTTCCGCGTTGCCACTTTCGCGGCCCTTGCGGCAGCGCCTGTGGCTCTTGCCGCCGGTTTCGATCTCCCGACGACACGCGCGGACCTTTCCGAGGCCGATCTGAAACGCGTCGCCGATGTGACGCGGCCGACCGAGGATTTTACCAAGGCCGAACAATATGAAGCGATGCAGGCGGGTGCGACGACCTCGATCGACCCGGTCACCGACGACAGTTTCTCGCATATTTCGGCCAACATCCCCTTCGAGGAAGAGCAGAATTTCAAGCTCGGCAATGCGCTGTTCCGCAAGCTCTGGGTTTCCGCTCCCTCCTCGACGCAGGCCTCCGATGGCCTCGGGCCGCTGTTCAACGCCCGCTCCTGCATGAGCTGTCATGTCAATGACGGCCGCGGCAAACCGCCGGAAGGCGGCCCGAGCGCCGTCTCGATGTTCCTGCGGCTTTCCCGCGCAGCCAGAACACCCGAGGAAGAAAAGGCGATCGCGGGCGCTGACATTCTCAATTTCCCCGATCCGGTCTATGGTCACCAGCTGCAGGATCTTGCCGTTCCTGGCCTTGCCGCCGAGGGCCGGATGACGATCCGCTATGACCAAGAGACGGTGACACTTGGCGACGGCGAAACCGTGCCGCTGCGCCGCCCGCATTATGCGGTGGCTAACCTTGCCTACGGGCCGCTCGATCCGGCGACGACGATTTCGGCGCGGGTTGCCCCTGCGATGATCGGCCTCGGGCTGATCGAGGCGATCCCCGCGGCCGATCTCCTTGCCCATGCCGATCCCGACGATGCCGATGGCGATGGCATATCAGGCAAGGCAGCGATCGTGCGCGACCACCGCAGCGGAAAGATCGCGCTCGGCCGCTTCGGCTGGAAGGCGCAGAACGCCACGGTGCGCGACCAGAATGCCGACGCCTTCGCCAATGATATCGGCATCTCCACGCCCGACCATCCGAATGCGCATGGCGATTGCACCGAGGCGGAAAAGAAATGCCTCGATATGCCGACCGGCGTGCAGAAACGCCTGGGCGACGAGGAAGCACCAGGGTCTATTCTCGACCTCGTGACCTTCTATTCCGAAAATCTTGCCGTTCCCGCGCGCCGCAAAGCGAGTTTCCCCGAGACGCTGCGGGGCAAGCGGATCTTCTACGAAACCGGCTGCATTTCCTGCCATGTGCCGAAATTCGTCACCCGCCGGGATACATCAGACAAGGCGCAGTCCTTCCAGCTGATCTGGCCCTATTCCGATTTTCTCCTGCACGATATGGGCGACGGGCTTGCCGACGGACAACAGGTCGGCCTTGCAAGCGGACGTGAATGGCGCACGCCACCGCTATGGGGTATAGGACTGACCCGGACGGTCAGCGGACACAGCTTTTTCCTGCATGACGGCCGTGCGCGGGATCTCACCGAGGCGATCCTGTGGCATGGCGGCGAAGCTGAAAAGGCCCGCAACGCTTTCTCCTCCCTGTCGAGAGATGACAGGGCGGCCCTGATTACATTCCTGGAGTCACTTTGA
- a CDS encoding imelysin family protein — protein MRLWHPLLCLTLIGLATPAAAQTAAPPAGLNEDAVPAVMQRAVDEVIRPGYRNMQQSSARLTTAMKDLCADGTQQSLDKAKSAFDDTIRYWSIIEIVQTGPVIQDNLFEHILFYPDRKGVGLKQVQALIAKADPKDATVDAIAGKSVALQGLTALEYVLYGNGSDDLVKQKGGFRCLYGQAVAGNIQREAGEIVAAWEKPDGVQASWKHPGPQSNDFMDNKEAVTALLGILVHGAENVRDQRLEQFYKGKDTAPRPRMAIYWRSKNTWKSMAANIDGLRTLWQKAGMAELLPPDKQAVAASIDEDFKSLLDSVPKLNPDIDAAVSDAEKAKLDTLLAESRDLITRISDEYGAAIGLSAGFSFSDGD, from the coding sequence ATGCGCCTTTGGCACCCCCTGCTCTGCCTCACTCTGATCGGCCTCGCCACACCGGCCGCCGCCCAGACCGCCGCTCCTCCGGCAGGGCTGAACGAGGATGCCGTTCCCGCCGTCATGCAGCGCGCCGTCGACGAGGTGATCCGCCCCGGCTATCGCAACATGCAGCAATCGTCCGCCCGGCTGACGACGGCAATGAAGGACCTTTGCGCCGACGGCACGCAGCAGTCGCTCGACAAGGCGAAATCCGCCTTCGACGATACGATCCGCTACTGGTCGATCATCGAGATCGTGCAGACCGGACCGGTTATCCAGGACAATCTCTTCGAGCACATCCTGTTTTATCCCGACCGCAAGGGGGTCGGCCTGAAACAGGTGCAGGCGCTGATCGCCAAGGCCGATCCGAAGGATGCGACGGTCGATGCGATTGCCGGCAAGAGCGTCGCCTTGCAGGGCCTGACGGCACTGGAATACGTGCTTTACGGCAATGGCTCCGACGATCTCGTCAAGCAGAAGGGCGGTTTCCGCTGCCTCTACGGCCAGGCGGTCGCCGGCAATATTCAGCGGGAGGCCGGCGAGATCGTCGCCGCCTGGGAAAAACCCGACGGCGTGCAGGCGAGCTGGAAACATCCCGGCCCGCAAAGCAACGATTTCATGGACAACAAGGAAGCCGTGACGGCACTGCTCGGCATTCTCGTCCACGGTGCGGAAAATGTCCGCGACCAGCGGCTCGAACAATTCTACAAGGGCAAGGACACCGCGCCGCGTCCGCGCATGGCAATCTACTGGCGTTCCAAGAATACCTGGAAATCGATGGCCGCCAATATCGACGGCCTGCGCACGCTCTGGCAGAAGGCCGGCATGGCCGAGCTTCTGCCGCCGGACAAACAGGCCGTCGCCGCCTCGATCGACGAGGACTTCAAATCGCTGCTCGACAGCGTGCCGAAGCTCAACCCCGACATCGACGCCGCCGTGAGCGATGCGGAGAAGGCCAAACTCGATACGCTGCTTGCCGAGAGCCGCGACCTGATCACCAGGATCAGCGACGAATATGGCGCGGCGATCGGTCTTTCGGCCGGCTTTTCCTTTTCGGATGGAGACTGA
- a CDS encoding RsmB/NOP family class I SAM-dependent RNA methyltransferase yields MRLGGRLEGAISVLADIDARKRPVADALKDWGLAHRFAGSGDRAAIGNIVYDALRMRLSHAWLMDDDSATAIAHAVMFRQWGFTPDSLAAELADDKFAPAPLSAEALSAFESRSLGDAPPHIRGDIPEWVQSSFEQAFGAGWLAEAQALAARPTLDLRANILKSSRDKAVKALERSGAQAAKIARYGIRIAAGEGASRLPNVTAELSFQKGWFEVQDEGSQIVADLVLARDGEQVLDYCAGGGGKTLAMAAAMQNKGQVHAYDADRKRLAPIIERLKRAGTRNVQVHDDAKALSGLAGRCDKVLVDAPCTGTGTWRRRPDTKWRLTAKNLDERTAQQQDALAQASGFVKPGGELIYVTCSVLPQENEEQVRRFTAGNPDFQIVSALPAWDGLYGKDAPRPHSSDGLTVTLTPASTDTDGFFFCRMQRKD; encoded by the coding sequence ATGCGTCTGGGCGGCCGCCTCGAAGGGGCGATTTCTGTGCTCGCGGACATCGATGCCCGCAAGCGGCCTGTCGCCGACGCGCTGAAGGACTGGGGCCTTGCGCATCGTTTCGCCGGCTCCGGCGATCGTGCTGCCATCGGCAACATCGTCTACGACGCCCTGCGCATGCGGCTTTCCCATGCCTGGCTGATGGATGACGACAGCGCCACAGCGATTGCCCATGCCGTCATGTTCCGCCAATGGGGTTTTACGCCAGACAGTCTTGCCGCCGAACTGGCGGATGACAAGTTTGCGCCGGCGCCGCTTTCGGCCGAGGCCCTCTCGGCCTTCGAAAGCCGCTCGCTCGGCGATGCGCCGCCGCATATCCGCGGCGATATTCCCGAATGGGTTCAATCCTCCTTCGAACAGGCTTTCGGCGCCGGCTGGCTTGCCGAGGCACAGGCGCTTGCCGCCCGCCCAACACTCGATCTGCGCGCCAATATCCTGAAATCCTCCCGCGACAAGGCCGTCAAGGCGCTCGAAAGGTCAGGCGCGCAGGCGGCGAAGATCGCCCGCTACGGCATCCGGATTGCCGCCGGCGAAGGCGCCTCGCGTCTTCCCAACGTGACAGCCGAGCTTTCGTTCCAGAAAGGCTGGTTTGAGGTTCAGGACGAGGGTTCGCAGATCGTCGCCGATCTGGTGCTCGCGAGGGACGGCGAACAGGTTCTCGATTATTGCGCCGGTGGCGGCGGCAAGACGCTCGCCATGGCCGCGGCCATGCAGAACAAGGGACAGGTTCACGCCTATGACGCCGACCGCAAGCGGCTGGCGCCGATCATCGAGCGGCTGAAGCGGGCGGGCACGCGCAATGTCCAGGTGCATGACGACGCCAAAGCGCTCTCCGGCCTTGCCGGGCGCTGCGACAAGGTGCTGGTCGACGCGCCCTGCACCGGCACCGGCACATGGCGCCGCCGCCCCGACACCAAATGGCGGCTGACGGCAAAGAACCTCGACGAACGCACCGCCCAGCAGCAGGACGCGCTGGCGCAGGCGAGCGGTTTCGTCAAACCGGGCGGCGAGCTGATCTATGTCACCTGCTCGGTACTGCCTCAGGAAAACGAGGAACAGGTGCGCCGCTTCACCGCCGGCAATCCCGATTTCCAGATCGTCAGCGCCCTGCCCGCCTGGGACGGCCTGTACGGCAAAGACGCCCCGCGCCCGCATTCTTCCGACGGCCTGACGGTGACGCTGACGCCGGCTTCCACCGATACGGACGGCTTCTTCTTCTGCCGCATGCAGCGCAAGGACTGA